In one window of Solanum pennellii chromosome 2, SPENNV200 DNA:
- the LOC107011163 gene encoding probable LRR receptor-like serine/threonine-protein kinase At1g53440 isoform X5 → MNNLQVLYVDGNQLSGSIPQQLGNLTQLVILYLSANHFVGELPPSFMKLVNLENFAAQGNSLSGKIPTFVANWTQLYTLDLLGNNFEGPWPKEISSLKNLGYLALSNVVTRGGAYDFPDLSRMTSLEYLTLRKCSLRGPIPGYIWELKELQYLDLSFNELSGQLPNSISTALTSIFLRENKLNGSLPGWLTKRKNVKPHRYVDVSENLFNITNSEFNAASDDPDVNTFPGCSSNLPYTKDTCDHYCPNNLKYDELFINCGGKEVTVKGHHYYADENPNGSSTFSRDEKGGWGYSSMGLAKIVNKQPESSIIKDTCDLSTTAAVLVETARVAPISLKYYGFCFSSGNYTVKLKFYDIGSSNKQVYPITHTRVFDIDIQFFEMLSLQRKNVRKNYNIETAEINADGDKIVEYNTSITSHLEIHLYWSGYGSYTQSNGPLISAISVTKVVQPPRKHQLSPALKAVIAVSSLSFLALLLLLLRKLGYLGGKRSSKDELKTTELFPGGVYTFRQIKDATQNFNVVNKLGEGGFGPVYKGVLPDGTTIAVKQLSGKSKQGIREFVNEIGTISALQHPNLVKLMGCCAEDNELLLIYEYMENNSLEHALFGPDEEIKSRLNWPTRVKIILGIAKGLTFLHEESKLKIIHRDIKPTNILLDKDLNAKITDFGYAKLNEGEHTHVITRIAGTLGYMAPEYAMRGYLTPKADIYSFGVVTLEIVSGRNSTSCRPSDQTVYLLDSAYVLQEQGNLMDLVDPKLGTDYSWTEANSILELAMMCTNPSPTLRPTTSDVVKVIEGKTKIKTTSSTVRHSTDEIALTKAMAALSQPSPSESYSTAGPSEATPPISNSNNITNEI, encoded by the exons ATGAACAACTTACAAGTTCT ATATGTGGACGGTAATCAACTCTCAGGTTCCATCCCACAGCAGCTTGGGAATCTTACACAGCTAGTGATACT GTACCTAAGCGCCAATCATTTTGTTGGTGAATTGCCTCCAAGCTTCATGAAGTTGGTGAACTTAGAAAACTT TGCGGCTCAAGGGAATAGCTTATCTGGGAAAATTCCAACATTTGTAGCCAACTGGACGCAACTCTATACGTT GGATCTGTTAGGAAATAATTTTGAAGGCCCCTGGCCAAAGGAAATCTCATCATTGAAAAATCTCGGTTACCT AGCACTCAGCAATGTAGTCACAAGAGGAGGTGCATATGATTTTCCCGATCTATCGCGTATGACTTCGTTGGAATACTT GACATTGAGGAAATGTTCACTTCGTGGTCCCATTCCGGGATATATTTGGGAGCTTAAAGAACTACAGTATCT GGACTTGAGCTTCAACGAGTTATCTGGACAACTGCCAAATTCCATTAGCACAGCTTTAACATCTAT ATTCCTCAGGGAGAACAAGCTTAATGGATCATTGCCAGGATGGCTAACTAAGAGGAAGAACGTAAAACCACATCGATACGT GGATGTTTCTGAAAACTTGTTTAATATTACAAACTCAGAGTTCAATGCTGCATCTGATGATCCGGACGT GAACACTTTTCCGGGCTGCTCAAGTAATTT GCCGTACACAAAAGATACATGTGACCATTATTGCCCTAATAATCTAAAAT ATGATGAATTGTTTATCAACTGTGGCGGCAAGGAAGTTACTGTAAAAGGCCATCACTACTATGCTGATGAGAACCCCAATGGTTCATCAACGTTTTCTCGTGATGAAAAAGGAGGTTGGGGTTATAGTAGCATGGGTCTTGCCAAGATTGTGAATAAGCAACCAGAATCATCAATAATCAAGGATACATGTGATCTTTCCACTACTGCAGCAGTTCTGGTTGAAACAGCCCGTGTAGCCCCCATCTCTCTCAAGTACTATGGATTTTGTTTCTCCAGTGGAAACTACACAGTCAAACTAAAGTTTTATGACATAGGCTCAAGTAACAAACAAGTCTATCCCATCACACATACACGAGTTTTTGATATTGATATCCAG TTCTTTGAAATGCTGTCATTGCAGAGGAAGAATGTACGGAAGAACTACAATATAGAAACAGCAGAAATAAATGCTGACGGGGATAAAATTGTGGAATATAATACTTCTATAACATCTCATCTTGAAATTCACTTGTACTGGTCTGGTTATGGCTCGTATACGCAGAGCAATGGTCCCCTAATTTCAGCTATTTCTGTAACCAAag TAGTACAACCACCACGAAAACACCAACTGTCTCCTGCACTTAAGGCTGTGATAGCAGTATCATCACTGTCTTTTCTTGCTCTACTTCTGCTTTTACTAAGGAAATTGGGTTATCTTGGCGgaaaaagatcatctaaggacG AACTAAAAACAACTGAATTGTTCCCGGGAGGAGTTTACACCTTTCGTCAAATAAAAGATGCTACTCAGAACTTCAATGTTGTGAACAAATTAGGTGAAGGAGGTTTTGGACCTGTTTATAAG GGCGTTCTCCCTGATGGGactacaattgcagtgaaacaGCTATCAGGAAAATCAAAGCAAGGAATACGTGAGTTTGTAAATGAAATTGGCACGATTTCAGCTCTGCAACATCCAAATCTTGTGAAGTTAATGGGATGCTGTGCAGAAGACAATGAGCTCCTACTCATTTATGAATACATGGAGAATAATTCTCTTGAACATGCATTATTCG GTCCAGATGAGGAGATTAAATCGAGACTAAATTGGCCAACAAGGGTCAAAATTATCCTCGGGATAGCCAAAGGATTAACTTTTTTGCACGAAGAGTCCAAATTGAAGATTATCCACAGGGATATTAAGCCCACAAACATACTCTTGGACAAGGACTTGAATGCAAAAATAACTGATTTTGGATACGCAAAGCTTAATGAAGGGGAACATACTCATGTCATCACACGAATTGCTGGAACATT GGGATATATGGCACCAGAATATGCAATGCGCGGCTACTTAACACCAAAAGCAGACATTTACAGCTTTGGGGTTGTTACACTTGAAATTGTGAGCGGGAGAAACAGTACTAGTTGCAGGCCAAGTGATCAGACAGTTTACCTTCTTGATTCG GCTTACGTGTTGCAAGAGCAGGGAAATTTGATGGATCTAGTTGATCCAAAACTTGGAACAGATTATTCCTGGACAGAAGCTAATTCCATTCTGGAATTAGCGATGATGTGCACTAATCCATCACCAACTCTCAGGCCAACCACGTCTGATGTAGTGAAAGTTATTGAAGGAAAAACTAAAATCAAGACCACATCTTCAACAGTCCGGCATTCAACAGACGAGATTGCATTGACTAAGGCCATGGCTGCACTCTCTCAGCCTTCTCCATCTGAAAGTTATTCTACAGCAGGGCCATCAGAAGCTACTCCTCCCATATCTAACAGCAACAATATTACCAATGAAATTTGA
- the LOC107011163 gene encoding probable LRR receptor-like serine/threonine-protein kinase At1g53430 isoform X3 yields MHILKYRSCMSKEEIDMVSIDKLYKLVLLLLLATNISVVSSCNLLANGGVPEIEVRAVNALLKLAKGQKKFWNASYPLWDNRTIICGNCNKTFCHVTELHLSGQHLYGRIPQEVGNISRLTILDLSGNHLRGEIPISIINLQFITQIDLSDNSLSGKLPPFQMESLQFLNLGDNKLNGSVPKSFLNLTSLENLGLYENCFTGDLLPFQMNNLQVLYVDGNQLSGSIPQQLGNLTQLVILYLSANHFVGELPPSFMKLVNLENFAAQGNSLSGKIPTFVANWTQLYTLDLLGNNFEGPWPKEISSLKNLGYLALSNVVTRGGAYDFPDLSRMTSLEYLTLRKCSLRGPIPGYIWELKELQYLDLSFNELSGQLPNSISTALTSIFLRENKLNGSLPGWLTKRKNVKPHRYVDVSENLFNITNSEFNAASDDPDVNTFPGCSSNLPYTKDTCDHYCPNNLKYDELFINCGGKEVTVKGHHYYADENPNGSSTFSRDEKGGWGYSSMGLAKIVNKQPESSIIKDTCDLSTTAAVLVETARVAPISLKYYGFCFSSGNYTVKLKFYDIGSSNKQVYPITHTRVFDIDIQRKNVRKNYNIETAEINADGDKIVEYNTSITSHLEIHLYWSGYGSYTQSNGPLISAISVTKVVQPPRKHQLSPALKAVIAVSSLSFLALLLLLLRKLGYLGGKRSSKDELKTTELFPGGVYTFRQIKDATQNFNVVNKLGEGGFGPVYKGVLPDGTTIAVKQLSGKSKQGIREFVNEIGTISALQHPNLVKLMGCCAEDNELLLIYEYMENNSLEHALFGPDEEIKSRLNWPTRVKIILGIAKGLTFLHEESKLKIIHRDIKPTNILLDKDLNAKITDFGYAKLNEGEHTHVITRIAGTLGYMAPEYAMRGYLTPKADIYSFGVVTLEIVSGRNSTSCRPSDQTVYLLDSAYVLQEQGNLMDLVDPKLGTDYSWTEANSILELAMMCTNPSPTLRPTTSDVVKVIEGKTKIKTTSSTVRHSTDEIALTKAMAALSQPSPSESYSTAGPSEATPPISNSNNITNEI; encoded by the exons atgcatatattaaaatatagaaGTTGTATGAGTAAAGAAGAGATAGATATGGTTTCAATCGATAAGTTGTACAAATTAGTGCTATTGCTTCTTTTAGCAACCAATATTAGTGTCGTATCGTCGTGTAATTTGCTGGCAAACGGAGGCGTTCCAGAGATAGAAG TTAGGGCAGTGAACGCTTTACTTAAACTTGCAAAGGGGCAAAAGAAGTTCTGGAATGCATCATATCCACTATGGGATAACAGAACTATTATATGTGGCAACTGTAACAAAACATTTTGTCATGTTACAGAATT ACATTTATCAGGGCAGCATTTATACGGGAGAATACCTCAAGAAGTCGGAAATATTTCTCGTTTAACAATATT GGATTTAAGCGGAAATCATCTTCGAGGAGAAATTCCTATATCAATTATCAACCTACAATTCATTACTCAAAT AGATCTTTCTGATAACTCCTTGAGTGGGAAGTTGCCACCTTTTCAGATGGAGTCTTTACAATTCTT GAATTTAGGCGACAACAAGCTAAACGGATCAGTCCCTAAATCATTTCTCAACCTAACATCGCTAGAGAACCT AGGGCTTTATGAAAACTGCTTCACTGGAGACTTGTTGCCATTTCAGATGAACAACTTACAAGTTCT ATATGTGGACGGTAATCAACTCTCAGGTTCCATCCCACAGCAGCTTGGGAATCTTACACAGCTAGTGATACT GTACCTAAGCGCCAATCATTTTGTTGGTGAATTGCCTCCAAGCTTCATGAAGTTGGTGAACTTAGAAAACTT TGCGGCTCAAGGGAATAGCTTATCTGGGAAAATTCCAACATTTGTAGCCAACTGGACGCAACTCTATACGTT GGATCTGTTAGGAAATAATTTTGAAGGCCCCTGGCCAAAGGAAATCTCATCATTGAAAAATCTCGGTTACCT AGCACTCAGCAATGTAGTCACAAGAGGAGGTGCATATGATTTTCCCGATCTATCGCGTATGACTTCGTTGGAATACTT GACATTGAGGAAATGTTCACTTCGTGGTCCCATTCCGGGATATATTTGGGAGCTTAAAGAACTACAGTATCT GGACTTGAGCTTCAACGAGTTATCTGGACAACTGCCAAATTCCATTAGCACAGCTTTAACATCTAT ATTCCTCAGGGAGAACAAGCTTAATGGATCATTGCCAGGATGGCTAACTAAGAGGAAGAACGTAAAACCACATCGATACGT GGATGTTTCTGAAAACTTGTTTAATATTACAAACTCAGAGTTCAATGCTGCATCTGATGATCCGGACGT GAACACTTTTCCGGGCTGCTCAAGTAATTT GCCGTACACAAAAGATACATGTGACCATTATTGCCCTAATAATCTAAAAT ATGATGAATTGTTTATCAACTGTGGCGGCAAGGAAGTTACTGTAAAAGGCCATCACTACTATGCTGATGAGAACCCCAATGGTTCATCAACGTTTTCTCGTGATGAAAAAGGAGGTTGGGGTTATAGTAGCATGGGTCTTGCCAAGATTGTGAATAAGCAACCAGAATCATCAATAATCAAGGATACATGTGATCTTTCCACTACTGCAGCAGTTCTGGTTGAAACAGCCCGTGTAGCCCCCATCTCTCTCAAGTACTATGGATTTTGTTTCTCCAGTGGAAACTACACAGTCAAACTAAAGTTTTATGACATAGGCTCAAGTAACAAACAAGTCTATCCCATCACACATACACGAGTTTTTGATATTGATATCCAG AGGAAGAATGTACGGAAGAACTACAATATAGAAACAGCAGAAATAAATGCTGACGGGGATAAAATTGTGGAATATAATACTTCTATAACATCTCATCTTGAAATTCACTTGTACTGGTCTGGTTATGGCTCGTATACGCAGAGCAATGGTCCCCTAATTTCAGCTATTTCTGTAACCAAag TAGTACAACCACCACGAAAACACCAACTGTCTCCTGCACTTAAGGCTGTGATAGCAGTATCATCACTGTCTTTTCTTGCTCTACTTCTGCTTTTACTAAGGAAATTGGGTTATCTTGGCGgaaaaagatcatctaaggacG AACTAAAAACAACTGAATTGTTCCCGGGAGGAGTTTACACCTTTCGTCAAATAAAAGATGCTACTCAGAACTTCAATGTTGTGAACAAATTAGGTGAAGGAGGTTTTGGACCTGTTTATAAG GGCGTTCTCCCTGATGGGactacaattgcagtgaaacaGCTATCAGGAAAATCAAAGCAAGGAATACGTGAGTTTGTAAATGAAATTGGCACGATTTCAGCTCTGCAACATCCAAATCTTGTGAAGTTAATGGGATGCTGTGCAGAAGACAATGAGCTCCTACTCATTTATGAATACATGGAGAATAATTCTCTTGAACATGCATTATTCG GTCCAGATGAGGAGATTAAATCGAGACTAAATTGGCCAACAAGGGTCAAAATTATCCTCGGGATAGCCAAAGGATTAACTTTTTTGCACGAAGAGTCCAAATTGAAGATTATCCACAGGGATATTAAGCCCACAAACATACTCTTGGACAAGGACTTGAATGCAAAAATAACTGATTTTGGATACGCAAAGCTTAATGAAGGGGAACATACTCATGTCATCACACGAATTGCTGGAACATT GGGATATATGGCACCAGAATATGCAATGCGCGGCTACTTAACACCAAAAGCAGACATTTACAGCTTTGGGGTTGTTACACTTGAAATTGTGAGCGGGAGAAACAGTACTAGTTGCAGGCCAAGTGATCAGACAGTTTACCTTCTTGATTCG GCTTACGTGTTGCAAGAGCAGGGAAATTTGATGGATCTAGTTGATCCAAAACTTGGAACAGATTATTCCTGGACAGAAGCTAATTCCATTCTGGAATTAGCGATGATGTGCACTAATCCATCACCAACTCTCAGGCCAACCACGTCTGATGTAGTGAAAGTTATTGAAGGAAAAACTAAAATCAAGACCACATCTTCAACAGTCCGGCATTCAACAGACGAGATTGCATTGACTAAGGCCATGGCTGCACTCTCTCAGCCTTCTCCATCTGAAAGTTATTCTACAGCAGGGCCATCAGAAGCTACTCCTCCCATATCTAACAGCAACAATATTACCAATGAAATTTGA